Proteins encoded within one genomic window of Haladaptatus sp. QDMS2:
- the gfcR gene encoding transcriptional regulator GfcR: protein MKNIDDLIENAAQLTENGLSKGEIADELNVSRRTASWLVSRSATDEQPTPESTGADDVHVDWSTIGQHNTRLSQVSAAMANVLATEAADATVTVGIEKAGVPLGTAVAQQLETSLAAYAPAKHQWDDDEAETSGSFSRNFTAVEGERCFVVDDTITSGTTMRETIEAVREAGGTPVAGVVLVDKEGVGEIADVPIHSLVEVIPVADR from the coding sequence ATGAAGAACATCGACGACCTCATCGAAAACGCAGCGCAGTTGACCGAAAACGGCCTCTCGAAGGGCGAAATCGCAGACGAACTGAACGTCTCGCGGCGGACGGCCAGTTGGCTCGTCTCCCGAAGTGCGACCGACGAGCAGCCAACCCCAGAATCGACCGGCGCGGACGACGTGCACGTCGACTGGAGCACCATCGGCCAGCACAACACCCGCCTATCGCAGGTGAGCGCCGCGATGGCAAACGTCCTCGCCACGGAGGCCGCGGACGCCACAGTCACGGTGGGCATCGAAAAGGCCGGCGTTCCCCTCGGAACGGCCGTCGCCCAACAACTGGAGACGTCGCTCGCCGCCTACGCCCCGGCGAAACACCAGTGGGACGACGACGAGGCGGAGACGAGCGGGTCGTTCTCACGGAACTTCACCGCCGTCGAAGGCGAACGCTGTTTCGTCGTCGACGACACAATCACGAGCGGGACGACGATGCGCGAGACCATCGAGGCCGTCCGTGAGGCGGGTGGCACCCCCGTCGCTGGCGTCGTCCTCGTGGACAAGGAAGGCGTCGGGGAAATCGCTGACGTGCCAATCCACTCGCTGGTAGAGGTCATTCCGGTCGCAGACCGATAG
- a CDS encoding amino acid ABC transporter permease, with protein sequence MTATAPILQASDWAFIAENAEFIIDGLVVTILLTLSSITLGFLIGFPAGAIEVYGSGPLKWAVETAGVVIRGIPIVVILVYIFFVLSLSNDPFWAATIGLGLRGGAYQSQIFRGAFQSVSTGQMEAARSIGLSRLQAIRHVIVPQALRRSVPGFQNEFTIVLKDTSVALVVGLSEMLTRGRDLYLQPEGGSAVLEVFLTISAIYFVLTFVTNRSLDKLNDYYAIPGGNSR encoded by the coding sequence ATGACAGCCACAGCCCCTATCTTGCAGGCGAGTGACTGGGCGTTCATCGCCGAGAACGCCGAGTTTATCATCGATGGGCTGGTGGTCACGATTCTGCTTACACTTTCGAGTATCACACTCGGGTTCCTCATCGGTTTTCCAGCTGGAGCCATCGAAGTGTACGGAAGCGGCCCGCTCAAGTGGGCCGTCGAGACGGCGGGTGTCGTCATTCGCGGCATCCCAATCGTCGTCATCCTCGTGTACATTTTCTTCGTGCTCTCGCTGAGTAACGACCCCTTCTGGGCGGCGACAATCGGGCTCGGCCTCCGTGGTGGGGCATATCAGTCGCAGATTTTCCGCGGTGCGTTCCAGAGCGTGTCGACCGGACAGATGGAAGCCGCGCGGTCGATTGGCCTCTCGCGTCTGCAGGCGATTCGCCACGTCATCGTCCCGCAGGCGCTCCGTCGGAGCGTCCCCGGATTCCAGAACGAGTTCACCATCGTGCTGAAAGACACGAGTGTCGCACTCGTGGTGGGGCTCTCCGAGATGCTCACGCGCGGCCGGGACCTCTACCTCCAGCCAGAGGGTGGGTCTGCCGTGCTCGAAGTGTTCTTGACCATCAGCGCCATCTACTTCGTCCTCACGTTCGTGACCAACCGCAGCCTCGACAAACTCAACGATTACTATGCAATTCCCGGAGGGAACTCACGATGA
- a CDS encoding basic amino acid ABC transporter substrate-binding protein, whose product MDRKVAADMDRRAYLKLVGAGGAAGMMGLAGCTGGGGDGTPTTTTTEDGGNGTTTTGDGNGDVTTITPGTAPGFAPFEFKQGDELVGFDIDLTAAVVENMDGYELGEWQEFEFASLIPALTSENIDLIAAAMTINDERKQTIAFSDPYYEADQSVLVAAGGDFSPSSLDDLNGHPVGAQKGTTGESIVQEQVPDATYRGYDNYVLAVRDLENGNVDAVVLDKPVAENFASNSNVEVAFVEETGEQYGLGVRQDSDFLDALNQALATVQDDGTYDELVNKWFGQE is encoded by the coding sequence ATGGACCGCAAGGTAGCTGCTGACATGGATCGCCGCGCATATCTGAAACTCGTCGGAGCCGGCGGAGCCGCCGGAATGATGGGTCTCGCTGGCTGTACCGGTGGCGGTGGGGACGGCACCCCGACCACGACCACGACCGAAGACGGTGGCAACGGAACCACGACCACTGGTGACGGAAACGGCGACGTGACGACTATTACGCCCGGCACCGCGCCCGGATTCGCCCCCTTCGAGTTCAAGCAAGGCGACGAACTGGTCGGCTTCGACATCGACCTGACCGCGGCCGTCGTGGAGAACATGGACGGCTACGAACTCGGTGAGTGGCAGGAGTTCGAGTTCGCGTCGCTCATCCCCGCGCTCACGAGCGAGAACATCGACCTCATCGCCGCCGCGATGACGATAAACGACGAACGTAAACAGACGATTGCGTTCTCCGACCCCTACTACGAGGCAGACCAGTCGGTGCTCGTCGCCGCTGGCGGTGACTTCTCGCCGTCCTCGCTCGACGACCTGAACGGCCACCCGGTCGGGGCACAGAAGGGGACCACTGGCGAATCCATCGTTCAGGAACAGGTTCCGGACGCAACCTACCGCGGCTACGACAACTACGTCCTCGCGGTGCGTGACCTCGAGAACGGCAACGTAGACGCCGTCGTGCTCGACAAGCCGGTCGCCGAAAACTTCGCCTCGAACTCCAACGTCGAAGTCGCGTTCGTCGAGGAAACCGGCGAACAGTACGGCCTTGGTGTGCGCCAGGATTCAGACTTCCTCGACGCGCTCAATCAGGCGCTCGCCACCGTGCAGGACGACGGCACCTACGACGAACTCGTGAACAAGTGGTTCGGACAGGAATAA
- a CDS encoding glucose 1-dehydrogenase, whose protein sequence is MHAIAVRKGEQRPRLVERPKPEAGPGEALVRTLRVGVDGTDHEVLSGGHGGFPAGADSLVLGHEAVGVVETAPEDAALSAGDVVVPTVRRPPAVGESNAYFDRGEADMAPPGEYVERGIDGGDGFMAEYFTSHVEYLVPIPDHLAEFGFLVEPISITEKALELAAASRASFEWTPESALVLGNGSLGLLTLAMLSDYDSTYCLGKRDRPDPTIDIIEKLGATYIDSRETPVSEIPRAYEAMDLVYEATGYAKHAFETIEALAPNGVGALLGVPAGGWDFEVAGSDLHREFVLQNKALVGSVNSGRQHFEAATETLDSLPEWFCSDLVTGVYDLDSYEKAFRTDERTIKTAIEFDQL, encoded by the coding sequence ATGCACGCCATCGCCGTTCGCAAAGGGGAACAACGACCGAGGCTGGTAGAGCGGCCAAAACCGGAGGCTGGGCCCGGCGAGGCACTCGTCCGGACCCTCCGCGTGGGCGTAGACGGCACCGACCATGAGGTGCTGAGCGGTGGCCACGGCGGCTTCCCGGCCGGAGCCGATTCGCTCGTCCTCGGCCACGAGGCCGTCGGCGTGGTCGAAACGGCCCCCGAAGACGCCGCCCTCTCGGCCGGTGACGTGGTGGTCCCGACCGTGCGCCGCCCGCCCGCAGTCGGCGAGTCGAACGCCTACTTCGACCGCGGCGAGGCCGACATGGCCCCACCCGGGGAGTACGTAGAACGCGGCATCGACGGCGGCGACGGCTTCATGGCCGAATACTTCACGAGTCACGTCGAATACCTCGTTCCCATCCCCGACCATCTCGCCGAATTTGGCTTCCTCGTCGAACCGATTAGCATCACCGAGAAGGCGCTGGAACTCGCCGCCGCGTCTCGCGCGTCGTTCGAATGGACTCCGGAGAGCGCTCTCGTCCTCGGGAATGGGTCGCTCGGCCTGCTCACGCTCGCGATGCTCTCTGACTACGATTCGACCTACTGCCTCGGCAAGCGCGACCGGCCGGACCCGACTATCGACATCATCGAGAAACTGGGGGCGACCTACATCGACTCGCGAGAGACACCAGTTTCCGAGATTCCGCGCGCGTACGAGGCGATGGACCTCGTCTACGAGGCGACCGGCTACGCCAAACACGCCTTCGAGACCATCGAGGCGCTCGCGCCCAACGGCGTCGGCGCGCTCCTCGGCGTCCCCGCCGGCGGCTGGGACTTCGAAGTCGCCGGGAGCGACCTTCACCGCGAGTTCGTCCTCCAGAACAAGGCGCTCGTCGGAAGCGTGAACTCGGGCCGTCAGCACTTCGAAGCCGCAACCGAGACGCTCGATTCGCTCCCCGAGTGGTTCTGCTCAGACCTCGTCACCGGCGTGTACGACCTCGACTCGTACGAGAAGGCCTTCCGAACCGACGAACGAACCATCAAGACCGCAATCGAATTCGACCAGCTATGA
- a CDS encoding amino acid ABC transporter permease, which yields MSDAATRRNRRQLLGRTGRLLALAVGVLFWGWLIARWLNAWLFSGVTGIGPDEPFVSPGIFAGLAETFTSTAAMLGPFGGPVNLVGELFLYAAQTPQGLPQLAGAVWLTIVLTVLGLAFGLVIAIPLSVARVYGGPFARGIALGYIELIRGTPLLAQLFVLHFGTGLSGFIREFPGVGQSIIPDQFVWVAIIGFTINSAAYQAEYIRSALLSVEAGQLTAARAVGLSQLEAIRYVVLPQGLRFAIPGWSNEFVYLIKYSSLAAFITVPELFFTSQELATVGYQITVVYTLAALIYLALVLSASKLMGRVEAVVSIPGLGHVEGRTH from the coding sequence ATGAGCGACGCGGCGACCCGCCGAAACCGCCGCCAACTTCTCGGGCGAACAGGCCGACTGCTCGCCCTCGCCGTTGGCGTCCTCTTCTGGGGGTGGCTCATTGCCCGCTGGCTGAACGCGTGGCTGTTCTCCGGCGTGACGGGCATCGGCCCCGACGAGCCGTTCGTCTCACCCGGCATCTTCGCTGGCCTCGCGGAGACGTTCACCTCGACGGCCGCCATGCTCGGCCCGTTCGGCGGGCCGGTGAACCTCGTCGGCGAGTTGTTCCTCTACGCCGCCCAGACGCCGCAGGGACTTCCGCAACTCGCCGGTGCGGTGTGGCTCACCATCGTCCTCACCGTCCTCGGCCTCGCGTTCGGTCTCGTCATCGCGATTCCCCTCTCGGTCGCCCGCGTCTACGGCGGCCCATTCGCTCGGGGTATTGCACTTGGCTACATCGAGTTGATTCGCGGGACGCCGCTGCTCGCACAGTTGTTCGTCCTCCACTTCGGGACGGGGCTTTCGGGTTTCATCCGCGAGTTCCCCGGCGTCGGCCAGAGCATCATCCCCGACCAGTTCGTCTGGGTGGCCATCATCGGCTTTACCATCAACAGCGCGGCGTATCAGGCCGAGTATATCCGGTCTGCGCTGCTCTCGGTCGAAGCCGGCCAGCTGACGGCGGCCAGAGCGGTCGGCCTCTCGCAACTCGAAGCGATTCGCTACGTCGTGCTTCCACAGGGGCTTCGCTTTGCGATTCCTGGCTGGTCGAACGAGTTCGTCTACCTCATCAAGTACTCCTCGCTCGCGGCGTTCATCACCGTCCCCGAACTGTTCTTCACCTCCCAGGAACTCGCAACGGTCGGCTATCAGATTACCGTCGTCTACACGCTGGCGGCGCTCATCTATCTCGCGCTCGTCCTCTCTGCGTCGAAGCTGATGGGACGGGTCGAAGCAGTCGTCTCGATTCCGGGACTTGGGCACGTCGAAGGACGAACCCACTGA
- a CDS encoding HAD hydrolase family protein, translating into MERYDRLYDLYDRVDTATLRAYQEFVDLFPMVDSMVALEYWEEAQEELTDRKSKISETYPEGETFAEIAAYAEREQAFTALDLFNKYERGVNVLVLDVDETLRSAGETDNEIPRETLHVLTEFYERGVPIVICTGQTLENVKGFMIQGLGNELVHSGDFSIVYEGGTGVFTPGHGADTKQLLYEDLDAAITSVFDEVLTRVLPEAPERLRRGCHLQGNEFNVTLKPNYDIGSDQAVEIIDEALVYLLDLLGEATAGEAGSEWARAYYADADPEIHEVLAAHDALVERDPADAPAEVRETLDRIDVGYYEGDAVEIVSRELNKVTGVRAAFDVLSVDDPFALVMGDSKSDLRVMEWVADNDCGIAAAPEHASERVLDHVRQTDELVFPEGVAGDILWTVHALNRLAA; encoded by the coding sequence ATGGAACGCTACGACAGACTGTACGACCTCTACGACCGCGTCGATACCGCGACCCTGCGGGCCTATCAGGAGTTCGTCGACCTGTTCCCGATGGTCGATTCGATGGTCGCCCTCGAATACTGGGAGGAGGCCCAGGAGGAACTCACTGACCGGAAATCGAAGATTAGCGAGACGTATCCCGAGGGTGAAACCTTCGCGGAAATCGCCGCCTACGCAGAGCGCGAACAGGCGTTTACCGCCCTCGACCTCTTCAACAAGTACGAACGCGGCGTGAACGTACTCGTCCTCGACGTAGACGAGACGCTCCGCAGCGCGGGCGAGACGGACAACGAGATTCCCCGCGAAACGCTCCACGTGCTCACCGAGTTCTACGAACGCGGCGTCCCCATCGTCATCTGCACGGGCCAGACCTTAGAGAACGTGAAAGGATTCATGATCCAGGGTCTGGGCAACGAACTCGTCCACTCGGGCGATTTCAGCATCGTCTACGAGGGCGGCACGGGCGTCTTCACGCCGGGCCACGGGGCGGACACGAAGCAGTTGCTGTACGAGGATTTAGACGCAGCCATCACCAGCGTGTTCGACGAGGTTCTCACCCGAGTGCTGCCCGAGGCCCCAGAGCGGCTCCGGCGTGGTTGTCACCTGCAGGGCAACGAGTTCAACGTCACCCTCAAACCGAACTACGACATCGGGAGCGACCAGGCCGTCGAAATCATCGACGAGGCACTCGTCTACCTGCTCGACCTGCTCGGAGAGGCGACGGCTGGCGAGGCGGGCAGCGAGTGGGCACGTGCCTACTACGCCGACGCCGACCCGGAGATTCACGAGGTGCTCGCCGCCCACGACGCACTCGTCGAGAGAGACCCGGCGGATGCCCCCGCCGAGGTGCGCGAAACGCTCGACCGAATCGACGTCGGTTACTACGAGGGCGACGCCGTCGAAATCGTGAGCCGCGAGCTGAACAAGGTAACCGGTGTCCGCGCCGCCTTCGACGTGCTCTCGGTGGACGACCCGTTCGCCCTCGTGATGGGCGACAGCAAGAGCGACCTCCGGGTGATGGAGTGGGTGGCAGACAACGACTGTGGCATCGCCGCCGCACCCGAACACGCCTCAGAGCGCGTTCTCGACCACGTTAGGCAAACGGACGAACTCGTCTTCCCCGAAGGCGTCGCCGGCGACATCCTCTGGACCGTCCACGCACTGAACCGACTCGCAGCGTAA
- a CDS encoding dihydrodipicolinate synthase family protein, with the protein MHEHERRTESGDPLGLHGVVPPTVTAFHDDESLDEQTTAAHARYVVDRGAHGVFPLGTNGEFPLLTPDERERALDAVVTEVGGDVPVIAGVGAPSTRETVQNARAAADVGTDALVVVTPFYFPLDHDAAVTHYRRVAEATDLPVYIYHIPGRTGNALSLDTLADLASIENVAGLKDSSKDVPWLTQAIDANPNLTFFVGSDSLLFSGLSLGCHGMVSAVANVFPELVCDLYDAHEAGDLSRSRDLQRTVFGVRRALKSGPYMAGVKTALRLRGFDAGPLRSPLRTMDDAQQASLESKLSELELL; encoded by the coding sequence ATGCACGAACACGAACGACGAACCGAATCAGGAGACCCACTGGGCCTCCACGGGGTCGTACCACCGACGGTCACGGCCTTCCACGACGACGAATCGCTCGACGAACAGACAACTGCCGCCCACGCCCGCTACGTCGTCGACCGCGGCGCACACGGCGTGTTCCCTCTCGGGACGAACGGCGAGTTCCCGCTGCTCACTCCCGACGAACGGGAACGGGCGCTCGACGCCGTCGTCACGGAAGTCGGCGGCGACGTGCCGGTCATCGCAGGCGTCGGCGCACCGAGCACCCGCGAAACCGTCCAGAACGCCCGGGCGGCCGCGGATGTGGGCACAGACGCCCTCGTCGTCGTCACGCCCTTCTACTTCCCGCTCGACCACGACGCGGCGGTGACCCACTACCGACGAGTCGCAGAAGCCACCGACCTCCCGGTGTACATCTACCACATCCCCGGGCGGACCGGAAACGCGCTGTCGCTCGACACCCTCGCCGACCTCGCGTCCATCGAGAACGTCGCCGGCCTCAAGGATTCGAGCAAGGACGTGCCGTGGCTCACGCAGGCCATCGACGCGAACCCGAACCTCACGTTCTTCGTCGGGTCTGACTCCCTGCTGTTCTCGGGGCTCTCACTGGGCTGCCACGGGATGGTGAGCGCCGTGGCGAACGTCTTCCCGGAACTCGTCTGCGACCTCTACGACGCCCACGAAGCGGGCGACCTGTCCCGGTCGCGCGACCTCCAGCGCACCGTCTTCGGCGTCCGGCGGGCGCTCAAGTCCGGCCCGTACATGGCGGGCGTAAAGACGGCCCTCCGCCTTCGCGGCTTCGACGCCGGGCCGCTTCGCTCGCCGCTTCGCACCATGGACGACGCCCAGCAGGCGTCGCTCGAATCGAAACTTTCCGAACTCGAACTGCTGTAA
- a CDS encoding amino acid ABC transporter ATP-binding protein: MTDPLLRVENISKSYGDEEVLRDISFEMDAGDVEVLIGPSGSGKSTMLRCVNRLTEIDSGAIYLDGEEVTAPGYDVNKLRREVGMVFQDFNLFAHLKARENITLGLRKVRGMSKEEANERAMRHLEQVGLANQADSYPAQLSGGQKQRVGIARALAMDPKLMLFDEPTSALDPELIGEVLAVMRKLAEEGMTMLVVTHEMSFAREVASGISFLAGGSLVERGPPEQLFRNPEHERTRQFLSRLSTTESHG; this comes from the coding sequence ATGACTGACCCACTGCTTCGCGTCGAAAACATCTCTAAGTCCTACGGCGACGAGGAGGTGCTTCGCGACATTAGCTTCGAGATGGACGCCGGTGACGTCGAAGTGCTCATCGGGCCGTCAGGCAGCGGGAAGTCTACGATGCTTCGGTGTGTGAACCGCCTCACCGAAATCGACTCAGGTGCTATCTATCTGGACGGCGAGGAAGTCACCGCACCCGGCTACGACGTGAACAAACTCCGCCGCGAAGTGGGCATGGTGTTCCAGGACTTCAACCTCTTTGCCCACCTCAAAGCCCGCGAGAACATCACGCTTGGCCTGCGGAAAGTCCGCGGCATGAGCAAGGAAGAGGCGAACGAACGGGCGATGCGACACTTAGAGCAAGTCGGTCTCGCCAATCAGGCGGACTCCTACCCGGCGCAACTCTCCGGCGGGCAGAAACAGCGCGTCGGCATCGCCCGGGCGCTCGCGATGGACCCAAAACTCATGTTGTTCGACGAACCGACGAGTGCACTCGACCCCGAACTCATCGGCGAGGTGCTCGCCGTCATGCGAAAACTCGCAGAAGAGGGCATGACCATGCTCGTTGTCACCCACGAGATGAGCTTCGCGCGTGAAGTGGCCTCCGGCATCTCGTTTCTCGCCGGTGGCTCGCTCGTCGAGCGCGGCCCACCCGAACAGCTGTTCAGGAACCCGGAACACGAACGCACCCGTCAGTTCCTGAGCCGCCTCTCGACGACGGAGTCACACGGATGA
- a CDS encoding replication factor C large subunit, which translates to MDWTEKYRPKTLSEVRGNDSARTELKEWAQGWDSHRKAAIVHGSPGVGKTSAVHALAADFGWDTIELNASDQRTASVIERVAGEAAKSGTLTQTGAAERRLIILDEADNIHGNADRGGARALTRLVKEASQPMVLIANEYYDMSNSLRNACENIQFRDVRMRSIVPVLRDICRKEDVEFEDEALEKIAEANKGDLRGAVNDLQALAESTDRLTADKVVTGERDRSTGIFDYLDNVIKKLGAEEALKQSYDVDETPDDLINWIEDNMPKDYAGEELADAYDHLGKADIWLGRVRKTQNYSYWRYAGDNMTAGVAASRNGTKGGWTRYGPPSYWSKLGRSKGTRNKRDYIAQKIAETSGVSMGTARRDILPYLAGMTYHCKNRDLTVAVAARYNLDADHLSFLTGSGKDTNKVQGIIEDAEELKEAQAVEHSGGAFEGAHRTEMEPEADEETADEEDEASADDDSEKESSDSQSGLSDFF; encoded by the coding sequence ATGGATTGGACGGAGAAGTACCGCCCGAAGACGCTTTCTGAAGTTCGCGGCAACGACAGTGCCAGAACCGAACTCAAGGAGTGGGCACAGGGCTGGGACTCACACCGGAAAGCCGCCATCGTCCACGGCAGTCCCGGCGTCGGCAAGACGTCCGCGGTCCACGCGCTCGCCGCGGACTTCGGGTGGGACACCATCGAACTCAACGCCTCTGACCAGCGGACGGCGAGCGTCATCGAGCGGGTCGCGGGCGAGGCCGCAAAGAGCGGAACGCTCACCCAGACGGGCGCGGCGGAGCGACGACTCATCATCTTAGACGAAGCCGACAACATCCACGGCAACGCAGACCGCGGCGGGGCGCGGGCGCTCACGCGGCTCGTAAAGGAAGCGAGCCAGCCCATGGTGCTCATCGCCAACGAGTACTACGACATGTCGAACTCGCTTCGCAACGCCTGTGAGAACATCCAGTTTCGCGACGTGCGGATGCGCTCTATCGTGCCCGTCCTCCGGGACATCTGTCGCAAGGAGGACGTCGAGTTCGAGGACGAGGCGCTCGAAAAGATAGCGGAGGCGAACAAGGGCGACCTCCGTGGGGCGGTAAACGACCTGCAGGCACTCGCCGAATCGACCGACCGCCTGACCGCGGACAAGGTCGTCACGGGCGAGCGCGACCGGTCTACGGGCATCTTCGACTACCTCGACAACGTTATCAAGAAGCTCGGCGCGGAGGAGGCGCTCAAACAGTCCTACGACGTAGACGAGACGCCCGACGACCTCATCAACTGGATCGAGGACAACATGCCCAAAGACTACGCGGGCGAGGAACTCGCAGACGCCTACGACCACCTCGGAAAGGCGGACATCTGGCTCGGGCGGGTTCGCAAGACCCAGAACTACTCCTACTGGCGCTACGCGGGCGACAACATGACGGCGGGCGTCGCCGCCTCGCGCAACGGCACGAAAGGCGGGTGGACGCGCTACGGACCGCCGAGTTACTGGTCGAAACTCGGTCGCTCGAAGGGCACCCGGAACAAGCGTGACTACATCGCCCAGAAAATCGCCGAGACGAGCGGCGTCTCGATGGGCACCGCCCGCCGGGACATCCTGCCGTATCTCGCGGGGATGACCTACCACTGCAAGAACCGAGACCTGACGGTGGCAGTTGCAGCGCGGTACAACCTCGACGCAGACCACCTCTCCTTCCTCACGGGCAGTGGCAAGGACACGAACAAGGTCCAGGGCATCATCGAAGACGCAGAAGAACTGAAGGAAGCACAGGCAGTCGAGCACTCGGGAGGGGCGTTCGAGGGCGCACACCGCACCGAGATGGAACCGGAAGCAGACGAGGAGACGGCTGACGAAGAAGACGAAGCGAGCGCGGACGACGACAGCGAGAAAGAGAGTTCAGACTCCCAGTCTGGCCTCTCTGATTTCTTCTAA
- a CDS encoding HTH-type sugar sensing transcriptional regulator TrmB, producing the protein MTTDLYRSLEALSSRFSFGEYETRAYLTILEHGEVTASEISEYTDIPQPRVYDTVRTLSDHGLVELQETRPLRVLAIDPEEAFADYRTSLESVVTGLEDLYTAPKRQTEAASLVKSSATINRYLEDVIQTAEYELILSLSPDLLATFEDALAAKIDDGVTIDLLLSPSRELPSAESYDYNSVATTVQARSGITTPIIAVADGNYSVYAPREALTDGQDADRYGVIFNRSALGFLVSGFFNTLLWTTAEPVAEQAEDRPFPRRYATIRRCVSDLLGRDETFYATIRGRDVESGKSRLVEGTVVEASFGDSRKTAHLVVETADGPVEVGGQVAALEDVEAHEIHVDRENA; encoded by the coding sequence ATGACCACGGACCTCTATCGCTCGCTAGAGGCGCTTTCCTCGCGATTCTCCTTCGGAGAGTACGAGACGAGAGCGTATCTCACCATCCTCGAACACGGCGAGGTGACGGCGTCGGAGATTTCTGAGTACACGGACATCCCCCAGCCACGCGTCTACGACACCGTCCGCACGCTGAGCGACCACGGACTGGTCGAACTCCAGGAGACCAGACCGCTTCGCGTCCTCGCCATAGACCCCGAAGAGGCGTTTGCCGACTACCGCACCTCGCTCGAATCCGTCGTGACGGGCCTCGAAGACCTCTATACCGCGCCGAAACGCCAGACCGAGGCCGCGTCACTGGTGAAATCCAGCGCGACGATAAACCGCTACCTCGAAGACGTCATTCAGACGGCCGAATACGAACTCATCCTCTCGCTCTCGCCCGACCTCCTCGCGACGTTCGAGGACGCGCTCGCCGCGAAAATCGACGACGGCGTCACCATCGACCTCCTACTCTCACCGAGTCGCGAGTTACCGAGCGCGGAGTCCTACGACTACAATTCGGTGGCGACGACGGTGCAGGCCCGAAGCGGCATCACGACGCCAATCATCGCCGTCGCCGACGGCAACTATTCAGTGTACGCCCCGCGCGAAGCGCTCACCGATGGGCAGGACGCAGACCGCTACGGCGTCATCTTCAACCGCTCTGCACTCGGCTTCCTCGTCTCTGGCTTTTTCAACACGCTCCTGTGGACGACGGCAGAACCCGTCGCTGAACAGGCAGAAGACCGGCCCTTCCCCCGCCGGTACGCCACGATTCGTCGCTGCGTGAGCGACCTGCTGGGTCGCGACGAGACGTTCTACGCAACGATTCGCGGCCGGGACGTCGAATCCGGGAAGAGCCGCCTCGTCGAGGGAACCGTCGTCGAAGCGTCGTTCGGAGACAGCCGAAAGACGGCACACCTCGTGGTCGAAACCGCAGACGGCCCCGTCGAAGTGGGCGGACAGGTCGCCGCGTTAGAAGACGTGGAGGCCCACGAAATTCACGTCGACCGGGAGAACGCGTAA
- a CDS encoding heme A synthase, translated as MNLRYRHLAAVTAGLTYLLILLGVYTSLMGAGASCSLQWPLCDGGFLPQTAAGWIEWTHRLVAMITGFFILGTAYGAWKHKSDPRLKKATAVATVFLPTQILLGAVTVKGYIWFGNIQHLVVLAHHGTAMIIFAATVATTAWAYSADRSEKTTVPSRNSAPADD; from the coding sequence ATGAACCTCCGTTACCGGCATCTGGCCGCCGTTACGGCGGGGCTGACCTACCTCCTCATCCTACTTGGGGTGTACACGAGTCTGATGGGCGCAGGAGCATCGTGCAGTTTGCAGTGGCCACTCTGTGACGGCGGCTTCCTGCCCCAGACCGCCGCCGGCTGGATCGAGTGGACCCACCGACTGGTCGCGATGATAACCGGCTTCTTCATCCTCGGGACGGCCTACGGCGCGTGGAAGCACAAATCCGACCCACGCCTGAAGAAGGCCACCGCCGTCGCGACGGTGTTTCTCCCGACGCAGATTCTGCTCGGCGCAGTCACGGTGAAGGGCTACATCTGGTTCGGCAACATCCAGCACCTCGTCGTGCTCGCCCACCACGGAACGGCGATGATTATCTTCGCCGCAACCGTGGCCACGACGGCCTGGGCCTATTCGGCTGACAGGAGCGAGAAAACCACGGTTCCGTCACGCAATTCTGCCCCTGCAGACGACTAA